The Acidobacteriaceae bacterium genome includes a region encoding these proteins:
- the hemB gene encoding porphobilinogen synthase — translation MNFPATRLRRLRATPAMRSLVRETNLHPGALIYPLFLCEGEGVRREIGSMPGVFNLSVDEAVKEAEACASLGLGGLLLFGLPAEKDEQGTGAWIDDGIVQRGLRALKQSSAAKSLVLIADVCLCEYTSHGHCGIVRRNGEDYAIENDTTLALLAKTAASLAAAGADIVAPSDMMDGRVAAIRSALDTASRHNTPILSYASKFASAFYGPFREAADSAPQFGDRRTYQMDGANRREAMREIAQDLGEGADMILMKPAMPYLDIIRDARERFDIPIGAYQVSGEYAMLQAAFQRGWLEPERAMLESLLGIRRAGADFIVTYFAKSAAGALG, via the coding sequence ATGAACTTTCCAGCGACACGCCTACGCCGTCTGCGCGCGACCCCGGCTATGCGTTCGCTCGTTCGAGAGACGAATCTGCACCCAGGCGCGCTCATTTATCCACTATTTCTCTGCGAGGGCGAAGGCGTTCGCCGGGAAATAGGCTCGATGCCCGGCGTGTTCAATCTCTCTGTCGACGAAGCCGTGAAAGAAGCCGAGGCTTGTGCTTCGCTCGGGCTCGGCGGCCTTCTGCTCTTCGGTCTTCCCGCAGAGAAGGACGAGCAGGGCACCGGAGCCTGGATCGACGACGGCATCGTGCAGCGTGGACTGCGCGCGCTCAAGCAGAGCTCCGCTGCAAAGTCACTTGTGCTGATTGCGGACGTCTGCCTGTGCGAGTACACCTCGCACGGTCACTGCGGTATTGTGCGGCGGAACGGTGAGGACTATGCAATCGAGAATGACACCACGCTTGCGCTGCTCGCGAAGACTGCGGCGTCGCTAGCGGCTGCAGGCGCTGACATCGTCGCACCCAGCGACATGATGGACGGCCGCGTCGCCGCGATCCGCTCCGCACTTGACACTGCCAGCCGCCACAACACGCCGATCCTCAGCTACGCGTCGAAGTTCGCATCCGCGTTCTACGGACCGTTCCGCGAGGCCGCCGACTCCGCTCCGCAGTTTGGCGATCGCCGTACCTACCAGATGGATGGCGCGAATCGCCGGGAAGCCATGCGCGAGATCGCACAGGACCTCGGCGAGGGCGCGGACATGATTCTGATGAAGCCCGCGATGCCCTACCTGGACATCATTCGCGACGCACGTGAGCGCTTCGATATTCCCATAGGCGCCTACCAGGTCTCCGGCGAGTACGCGATGCTGCAGGCGGCCTTCCAGCGCGGCTGGCTCGAACCTGAGCGCGCTATGCTCGAAAGTTTGCTCGGCATCCGGCGCGCGGGGGCGGACTTCATCGTCACGTACTTCGCCAAAAGTGCCGCCGGCGCCCTTGGTTAA